From Vanrija pseudolonga chromosome 1, complete sequence, a single genomic window includes:
- the SPBC1861.04c_1 gene encoding putative RNA-binding protein: MDVDSTVEAQADPQALVNELGELLAELEGKPTNVRLLRRQLELMLELDMIDEATGVLDSVLSLTFLGEQVWLRLINAKTKLSVQPLTLEGFADILELYSKAENDYLSAAVLEHHINFILQAAGAASTDDSADEPWTVDAEVAEYLNTESVRDQLKGAVHRGIGLLSNSQQLWQLWRDWEVSLLGSLEGEEKSEQINHIHEMYLERLQTPHSTMAETSGAYSSFCSEYSPDEYEGRLVAATEASQNAQWKWSSERRHAKTRADFEESLAYSTDVAQQAQVLLGYVDWETDPFAKKPKGKKGPKVDVTLTAAAFERTVVVYGNAAFTAEDASFGKDSTVETQLVETAAAYKTAEALVWSRYVDWMAESGALDRDQRDLVVDRATRACPTSSELWVHKLNDLEAEVDVPEIESTAEKARSLVVANGQPVSALVDILYAHAAILARRNRSLDGSLEHPVFQFLTEAVETVTAVFKSGDPSLRLEKYFIAWAEASSPELIPGVIAVLEKPIRARLSSYQWAILRADAQARTGDLEAARHVYESAIQRTDLDWPEAVYEAFILFENVYGDLDTLLKARRSIAREQQKVNRRRQKQAEQTQQAALEAYQAEAAAAAAAAPTETQGEVTTAPAADAADVVLTESTEAPTNGAPEKQAEDAEVHQKRDRENTTVLVSGLKKGTHEDRLRSFFEAVGKIRECTLLPGEETDSALVEFQFADDVPAALDKDRKKIDGHEVHVAMLWRSTLFVTNFPANSDDASLRKLFGQYGGILQTRWPSRKYGDARRFCYITMESPAVAQDALNLNQFKIDGGHPMTVLISDPSAKTKRSDASKSTLFVGGLNAKTTEHDVRGLFSKYGTLLGIKLGWDPVKRICKGFAFVDLSKDAEAKAALELNGTQYRGKYLKVELSDPNHANKKKAPRPAGSAPDASGAREASERRSRQVRLYGLPEGSEEGLLQQALEKIVPVKRLEIFRSSHEALVELQSQSDAGLLLMRTEPFEFNGATLRIGDQSERAKPSAPGGEAAAPAASAPQSSLAFAPRARKPAKSLGKAYQPPKKAAATAASVPTTGGQGQDSFRQFMTATNEKRKTNLDAKIAEKRGPEDEPEGEGEAKRAKKD, translated from the exons ATGGACGTCGACAGCACTGTGGAAGCGCAGGCTGACCCCCAGGCCCTCGTCaatgagctcggcgagctcctggccgagctcgagggcaagccGACCAACGTCCGGCTCCTTCGACGACAGCTCGAACTCATGCTCGAGTTGGACATGATTGACGAGGCTACAGGCGTTCTTGATTCAGTTTTGAGCTTGACATTCCTTGGAGAGC AGGTCTGGCTGCGCCTGATCAATGCCAAAACAAAGCTCTCGGTTCAACCTCTGACCTTGGAGGGCTTTGCCGATATCCTTGAGCTCTACTCCAAGGCTGAGAATGACTATTTGT CTGCTGCCGTTCTGGAGCATCACATCAATTTCATTCTTCAGGCAGCTGGTGCTGCCAGTaccgacgactcggccgacgagccgtgGACGGTGGACGCCGAGGTTGCCGAGTATCTGAACACCGAATCTGTGAGGGACCAACTCAAGGGTGCGGTGCATCGCGGCATTGGGCTGCTCAGCAACAGCCAACAGCTCTGGCAGCTCTGGCGCGACTGGGAAGTGAGcctcctcggctcgctcgagggcgaggagaa GTCTGAACAGATCAACCACATTCACGAGATGTACTTGGAAAGGCTACAGACACCACACTCAA CAATGGCGGAGACTTCAGGTGCCTACTCGTCCTTCTGCTCGGAATACTCGCCCGACGAGTACGAGGGTCGATTGGTCGCTGCCACCGAGGCTTCTCAAAACGCGCAATGGAAGTGGTCCTCAGAGCGCCGGCATGCCAAGACCAGGGCGGACTTTGAAGAGTCACTC GCATACAGCACCGATGTTGCCCAACAAGCCCAAGTCCTCCTCGGTTACGTTGACTGGGAGACTGATCCGTTTGCGAAGAAGCCGAAAGGAAAGAAGGGCCCGAAGGTGGATGTCACCCTTACGGCTGCCGCGTTCGAGCGCACAGTTGTTGTTTACGGCAATGCGGCCTTCACTGCTGAAGACGCGTCCTTCGGGAAGGACTCTACGGTTGAAACACAGCTGGTGGAGACCGCTGCGGCTTACAAGACGGCCGAAGCCCTGGTTTGGTCACGATACGTGGACTGGATG GCTGAGAGCGGTGCGCTTGATAGGGATCAGCGAGACCTTGTGGTGGAtcgcgcgactcgagctTGCCCGACCAGTTCAGAACTTTGGGTCCACAAGCTCAACGATCTT GAAGCGGAAGTGGATGTTCCGGAAATCGAGAGCACAGCGGAAAAGGCAAGGAGCCTCGTCGTGGCGAATGGCCAACCCGTGTCTGCGTTGGTTGATATCCTGTATGCCCACGCGGCGATCTTGGCAAGGCGGAACCGCTCGCTGGACGGATCGCTCGAACACCCCGTCTTCCAGTTCCTCACCGAGGCCGTGGAGACTGTTACCGCAGTTTTCAAGTCGGGCGACCCATCTCTGCGATTGGAAAAATACTTTATTGCCTGG GCTGAAGCGTCGTCTCCCGAGCTTATCCCTGGGGTCATTGCAGTTCTTGAGAAACCCATCAGGGCCCGATTGTCCTCATACCAGTGGGCTATCTTGCGGGCCGATGCGCAGGCTCGCACCGGGGACTTGGAAGCGGCGCGGCATGTGTACGAATCCGCAATCCAGCGGACCGATCTCGACTGGCCAGAGGCCGTATATGAGGCTTTTATTCTGTTCGAGAATGTGtacggcgacctcgacacctTGTTGAAGGCCCGCCGCAGCATTGCCCGTGAACAACAAAAGGTCAACAGGAGGCGGCAGAAGCAGGCCGAGCAAACACAGCAAGCTGCGCTCGAGGCATATcaggccgaggctgccgcggcggcagccgcggcgccgacagaAACACAGGGAGAGGTGACCACAGCTCCAGCGGCGGATGCCGCCGACGTTGTGCTGACCGAATCCACGGAGGCGCCGACCAACGGGGCACCCGAGAAGCAAgcggaggacgccgaggtgcatCAGAAGAG GGACCGAGAGAATACGACTGTCCTTGTTAGTGGCCTCAAGAAAGGCACTCATGAGGACCGGCTGCGGTCGTTCTTCGAAGCG GTTGGCAAGATTCGCGAATGCACACTCCTGCCTGGTGAGGAGACTGACTCGGCACTAGTCGAGTTCCAGTTTGCCGATGatgtccccgccgccctggACAAGGACCGCAAGAAAATCGATGGTCACGAGGTACATGTTGCCATGCTGTGGCGGTCAACTCTCTTCGTGACCAACTTCCCAGCCAACAGTGATGATGCCTCTCTAAGGAAACTCTTTGGTCAG TATGGCGGGATCCTTCAAACCCGGTGGCCGAGTCGCAAGTATGGCGACGCACGACGCTTCTGTTACATTACAATGGAGTCCCCT GCTGTTGCGCAAGATGCCCTTAATCTCAACCAGTTTAAGATCGATGGCGGTCACCCGATGACCGTCCTGATCTCGGATCCATCAGCAAAGACGAAGCGGAGCGATGCGTCCAAGTCGACACTGTTTGTTGGAGGCCTCAATGCCAAGACGACAGAGCATGACGTCCGGGGCTTGTTCTCAAAG TATGGCACACTTCTCGGCATCAAGTTGGGATGGGATCCCGTTAAGCGTATTTGTAAGGGTTTTGCCTTTGTTGACCTGTCCAAAGAC gccgaggccaaggctgctCTGGAGTTGAACGGGACCCAATACCGAGGCAAGTACCTCAAGGTGGAGCTCAGCGACCCGAATCATGccaacaagaagaaggctcC ACGACCAGCAGGGTCTGCTCCTGATGCAAGTGGAGCTCGGGAAGCATCGGAGCGACGCTCGAGGCAGGTTCGCCTGTATGGACTGCCTGAAGGCAGCGAAGAGGGCCTCCTCCAGCAAGCACTTGAGAAGATTGTGCCTGTCAAGCGCCTCGAGATCTTCAGGTCCAGCCATGAGGCACTTGTGGAGCTTCAGTCTCAGAGC GACGCCGGCTTGCTTCTGATGCGCACGGAGCCCTTCGAGTTCAACGGAGCGACTCTCCGAATCGGCGACCAGAGCGAGCGTGCGaagcccagcgcgccaggGGGGGAGGCTGCTGCCCCAGCTGCTTCCGCTCCCCAGTCCTCTCTTGCGTTTGCTCCCCGTGCGCGCAAGCCGGCCAAGTCGCTCGGCAAGGCGTACCAGCCTCcgaagaaggcggcggcgacagcagccAGCGTGCCGACGACCGGCGGCCAAGGACAAGACTCGTTCCGACAGTTCATGACCGCCACCAACGAAAAGCGCAAGACCAATCTCGACGCAAAGATTGCAGAGAAGCGCGggcccgaggacgagccagAGGGTGAAGGCGAGGCGAAGAGAGCAAAGAAGGACTAG
- the SPBC1861.04c_1 gene encoding putative RNA-binding protein: MDVDSTVEAQADPQALVNELGELLAELEGKPTNVRLLRRQLELMLELDMIDEATGVLDSVLSLTFLGEQVWLRLINAKTKLSVQPLTLEGFADILELYSKAENDYLCKFIVLQCASNLITAAAVLEHHINFILQAAGAASTDDSADEPWTVDAEVAEYLNTESVRDQLKGAVHRGIGLLSNSQQLWQLWRDWEVSLLGSLEGEEKSEQINHIHEMYLERLQTPHSTMAETSGAYSSFCSEYSPDEYEGRLVAATEASQNAQWKWSSERRHAKTRADFEESLAYSTDVAQQAQVLLGYVDWETDPFAKKPKGKKGPKVDVTLTAAAFERTVVVYGNAAFTAEDASFGKDSTVETQLVETAAAYKTAEALVWSRYVDWMAESGALDRDQRDLVVDRATRACPTSSELWVHKLNDLEAEVDVPEIESTAEKARSLVVANGQPVSALVDILYAHAAILARRNRSLDGSLEHPVFQFLTEAVETVTAVFKSGDPSLRLEKYFIAWAEASSPELIPGVIAVLEKPIRARLSSYQWAILRADAQARTGDLEAARHVYESAIQRTDLDWPEAVYEAFILFENVYGDLDTLLKARRSIAREQQKVNRRRQKQAEQTQQAALEAYQAEAAAAAAAAPTETQGEVTTAPAADAADVVLTESTEAPTNGAPEKQAEDAEVHQKRDRENTTVLVSGLKKGTHEDRLRSFFEAVGKIRECTLLPGEETDSALVEFQFADDVPAALDKDRKKIDGHEVHVAMLWRSTLFVTNFPANSDDASLRKLFGQYGGILQTRWPSRKYGDARRFCYITMESPAVAQDALNLNQFKIDGGHPMTVLISDPSAKTKRSDASKSTLFVGGLNAKTTEHDVRGLFSKYGTLLGIKLGWDPVKRICKGFAFVDLSKDAEAKAALELNGTQYRGKYLKVELSDPNHANKKKAPRPAGSAPDASGAREASERRSRQVRLYGLPEGSEEGLLQQALEKIVPVKRLEIFRSSHEALVELQSQSDAGLLLMRTEPFEFNGATLRIGDQSERAKPSAPGGEAAAPAASAPQSSLAFAPRARKPAKSLGKAYQPPKKAAATAASVPTTGGQGQDSFRQFMTATNEKRKTNLDAKIAEKRGPEDEPEGEGEAKRAKKD; encoded by the exons ATGGACGTCGACAGCACTGTGGAAGCGCAGGCTGACCCCCAGGCCCTCGTCaatgagctcggcgagctcctggccgagctcgagggcaagccGACCAACGTCCGGCTCCTTCGACGACAGCTCGAACTCATGCTCGAGTTGGACATGATTGACGAGGCTACAGGCGTTCTTGATTCAGTTTTGAGCTTGACATTCCTTGGAGAGC AGGTCTGGCTGCGCCTGATCAATGCCAAAACAAAGCTCTCGGTTCAACCTCTGACCTTGGAGGGCTTTGCCGATATCCTTGAGCTCTACTCCAAGGCTGAGAATGACTATTTGTGTAAGTTTATTGTCCTGCAGTGCGCCTCTAACCTCATAACAGCTGCTGCCGTTCTGGAGCATCACATCAATTTCATTCTTCAGGCAGCTGGTGCTGCCAGTaccgacgactcggccgacgagccgtgGACGGTGGACGCCGAGGTTGCCGAGTATCTGAACACCGAATCTGTGAGGGACCAACTCAAGGGTGCGGTGCATCGCGGCATTGGGCTGCTCAGCAACAGCCAACAGCTCTGGCAGCTCTGGCGCGACTGGGAAGTGAGcctcctcggctcgctcgagggcgaggagaa GTCTGAACAGATCAACCACATTCACGAGATGTACTTGGAAAGGCTACAGACACCACACTCAA CAATGGCGGAGACTTCAGGTGCCTACTCGTCCTTCTGCTCGGAATACTCGCCCGACGAGTACGAGGGTCGATTGGTCGCTGCCACCGAGGCTTCTCAAAACGCGCAATGGAAGTGGTCCTCAGAGCGCCGGCATGCCAAGACCAGGGCGGACTTTGAAGAGTCACTC GCATACAGCACCGATGTTGCCCAACAAGCCCAAGTCCTCCTCGGTTACGTTGACTGGGAGACTGATCCGTTTGCGAAGAAGCCGAAAGGAAAGAAGGGCCCGAAGGTGGATGTCACCCTTACGGCTGCCGCGTTCGAGCGCACAGTTGTTGTTTACGGCAATGCGGCCTTCACTGCTGAAGACGCGTCCTTCGGGAAGGACTCTACGGTTGAAACACAGCTGGTGGAGACCGCTGCGGCTTACAAGACGGCCGAAGCCCTGGTTTGGTCACGATACGTGGACTGGATG GCTGAGAGCGGTGCGCTTGATAGGGATCAGCGAGACCTTGTGGTGGAtcgcgcgactcgagctTGCCCGACCAGTTCAGAACTTTGGGTCCACAAGCTCAACGATCTT GAAGCGGAAGTGGATGTTCCGGAAATCGAGAGCACAGCGGAAAAGGCAAGGAGCCTCGTCGTGGCGAATGGCCAACCCGTGTCTGCGTTGGTTGATATCCTGTATGCCCACGCGGCGATCTTGGCAAGGCGGAACCGCTCGCTGGACGGATCGCTCGAACACCCCGTCTTCCAGTTCCTCACCGAGGCCGTGGAGACTGTTACCGCAGTTTTCAAGTCGGGCGACCCATCTCTGCGATTGGAAAAATACTTTATTGCCTGG GCTGAAGCGTCGTCTCCCGAGCTTATCCCTGGGGTCATTGCAGTTCTTGAGAAACCCATCAGGGCCCGATTGTCCTCATACCAGTGGGCTATCTTGCGGGCCGATGCGCAGGCTCGCACCGGGGACTTGGAAGCGGCGCGGCATGTGTACGAATCCGCAATCCAGCGGACCGATCTCGACTGGCCAGAGGCCGTATATGAGGCTTTTATTCTGTTCGAGAATGTGtacggcgacctcgacacctTGTTGAAGGCCCGCCGCAGCATTGCCCGTGAACAACAAAAGGTCAACAGGAGGCGGCAGAAGCAGGCCGAGCAAACACAGCAAGCTGCGCTCGAGGCATATcaggccgaggctgccgcggcggcagccgcggcgccgacagaAACACAGGGAGAGGTGACCACAGCTCCAGCGGCGGATGCCGCCGACGTTGTGCTGACCGAATCCACGGAGGCGCCGACCAACGGGGCACCCGAGAAGCAAgcggaggacgccgaggtgcatCAGAAGAG GGACCGAGAGAATACGACTGTCCTTGTTAGTGGCCTCAAGAAAGGCACTCATGAGGACCGGCTGCGGTCGTTCTTCGAAGCG GTTGGCAAGATTCGCGAATGCACACTCCTGCCTGGTGAGGAGACTGACTCGGCACTAGTCGAGTTCCAGTTTGCCGATGatgtccccgccgccctggACAAGGACCGCAAGAAAATCGATGGTCACGAGGTACATGTTGCCATGCTGTGGCGGTCAACTCTCTTCGTGACCAACTTCCCAGCCAACAGTGATGATGCCTCTCTAAGGAAACTCTTTGGTCAG TATGGCGGGATCCTTCAAACCCGGTGGCCGAGTCGCAAGTATGGCGACGCACGACGCTTCTGTTACATTACAATGGAGTCCCCT GCTGTTGCGCAAGATGCCCTTAATCTCAACCAGTTTAAGATCGATGGCGGTCACCCGATGACCGTCCTGATCTCGGATCCATCAGCAAAGACGAAGCGGAGCGATGCGTCCAAGTCGACACTGTTTGTTGGAGGCCTCAATGCCAAGACGACAGAGCATGACGTCCGGGGCTTGTTCTCAAAG TATGGCACACTTCTCGGCATCAAGTTGGGATGGGATCCCGTTAAGCGTATTTGTAAGGGTTTTGCCTTTGTTGACCTGTCCAAAGAC gccgaggccaaggctgctCTGGAGTTGAACGGGACCCAATACCGAGGCAAGTACCTCAAGGTGGAGCTCAGCGACCCGAATCATGccaacaagaagaaggctcC ACGACCAGCAGGGTCTGCTCCTGATGCAAGTGGAGCTCGGGAAGCATCGGAGCGACGCTCGAGGCAGGTTCGCCTGTATGGACTGCCTGAAGGCAGCGAAGAGGGCCTCCTCCAGCAAGCACTTGAGAAGATTGTGCCTGTCAAGCGCCTCGAGATCTTCAGGTCCAGCCATGAGGCACTTGTGGAGCTTCAGTCTCAGAGC GACGCCGGCTTGCTTCTGATGCGCACGGAGCCCTTCGAGTTCAACGGAGCGACTCTCCGAATCGGCGACCAGAGCGAGCGTGCGaagcccagcgcgccaggGGGGGAGGCTGCTGCCCCAGCTGCTTCCGCTCCCCAGTCCTCTCTTGCGTTTGCTCCCCGTGCGCGCAAGCCGGCCAAGTCGCTCGGCAAGGCGTACCAGCCTCcgaagaaggcggcggcgacagcagccAGCGTGCCGACGACCGGCGGCCAAGGACAAGACTCGTTCCGACAGTTCATGACCGCCACCAACGAAAAGCGCAAGACCAATCTCGACGCAAAGATTGCAGAGAAGCGCGggcccgaggacgagccagAGGGTGAAGGCGAGGCGAAGAGAGCAAAGAAGGACTAG
- the rio1 gene encoding Serine/threonine-protein kinase rio1 — MERSTTRPHDEPETAPAVVAEPAHRPDGRGYIDDADALDNVTEAGGDDASSDGSSIEEEDTEDERSHGGWPLEAGADEAELVDELSDDEMLEWGVEDEDWELADGNFTKQYNRVRQSYAATDATAGPSNALPARNTHALRTQRAAPATAGSLSKKLVNPAILAGGVAANPKSVADRANQKDKADRATHEQVLDARTRLVLSALVNRGYFSVIEHCISTGKEANVYLAFPGDNVPPEPSPYPPTIAVKIYRTSILNFRSRKSYIEGEHRFRGGYTSAKNPRKMVRLWAEKELRNLRRLVQGGVRAPVVIEQRENVLVMEFLGQGSTASPRLKDAEISNSKLPRLYGELLVAMRRMFHHCHLVHADLSEYNILYHAGHVYIIDVSQSVEHDHPSAFDFLRSDIRNVEDFFQRRSGGEVRTLGIRRTWSFIVDESVGLTPEEEQGDAGEDRLLDILKTWLDAEPEAAAGDAVAATSEQKAVDDAVFFSSYIPRSLGEVYDPERDVELLRSGQGDKLIYAGVTGLQIADGKGGEAEAEAGAEAEAKAEVKAEVKPKAAAKAEGKVEAEAEVPAAPVEVAVDAEKPADTDAPSKAPKTVRFEGDDEEEEDDGSDDDDAPTERKSRGFRHEDKEAKKERKKALKEENREKRQNKMPKGEKKRLIKKSGRS; from the exons ATGGAGAGATCAACAACAAGACCACACGACGAGCCAGAGACCGCACCAGCGGTCGTCGCGGAGCCAGCCCACCGCCCAGACGGAAGAGGATACAttgacgacgcggacgccctcgacaatgtcaccgaagctggcggcgacgatgcgTCGTCGGACGGCTCGAgcatcgaggaggaggacaccgaggacgagcggaGCCACGGCGGGTGgccgctcgaggcgggggcggacgaggccgagctggtggATGAgctgagcgacgacgagatgctCGAGTggggcgtcgaggacgaggactggGAGCTGGCCGACGGTA ACTTCACAAAGCAGTACAACCGCGTACGGCAGTCGTACGCCGCGACGGACGCGACCGCCGGCCCGTCCAACGCCCTGCCAGCGCGCAACACGCACGCCCTGCGCACGCAGCGCGCGGCCCCAGCGACCGCCGGCAGCCTGAGCAAGAAGCTCGTCAACCCCGCCATTTTGGCTGGCGGCGTAGCTGCCAACCCCAAGAGCGTGGCGGACCGCGCCAACCagaaggacaaggccgacCGCGCGACGCATgagcaggtgctcgacgcgcgcacgcgcctcgtgctctcggcgctcgtgaACCGCGGATACTTTTCCGTCATTGAGCACTGCATCTCGACGGGCAAGGAG GCAAATGTCTACCTCGCGTTCCCAGGCGACAATGTGCCCCCCGAGCCGTCGCCATACCCGCCCACCATCGCCGTCAAGATCTACCGCACGTCCATCCTCAACTTCCGCTCGCGCAAGAGCTAcatcgagggcgagcaccgCTTCCGCGGCGGCTACACGTCTGCCAAGAACCCGCGCAAGATGGTGCGGCTGTGggccgagaaggagctgCGAaacctccgccgcctggtACAGGGTGGTGTGCGCGCTCCGGTTGTCATCGAGCAGCGGGAGAACGTCCTCGTCATGGAGTTTCTGGGACAGGGGAGCAC TGCCTCACCACGGCTCAAGGACGCGGAAATCTCAAACTCGAAACTCCCCCGTCTGtacggcgagctcctcgtcgccatgcGCCGCATGTTCCACCACTGCCACCTCGTGCACGCCGATTTGAGCGAGTACAACATCCTCTACCACGCGGGGCACGTGTACATTATCGACGTGTCCCAGAGTGTGGAGCACGACCACCCGTCCGCATTCGACTTTTTGCGCTCTGACATCCGCAACGTCGAGGACTTTTTCCAGCGCCGctccggcggcgaggtgcgcacGCTGGGTATCCGGCGCACGTGGAGCTTTATCGTCGACGAGAGCGTCGGCctcacgcccgaggaggagcagggcgACGCAGGCGAGgaccgcctgctcgacatCCTCAAGACatggctcgacgccgagcccgaggcggcggcgggcgatgCTGTGGCTGCCACGTCGGAGCAGaaggcggtcgacgacgccgtcttCTTCAGCTCGTACATCCCCCGCAGCCTAGGCGAGGTGTACGACCCCGAGCgtgacgtcgagctgctccgcAGCGGGCAGGGCGACAAGCTTATCTATGCCGGCGTGACTGGGCTGCAGAttgccgacggcaagggtggcgaggctgaggctgaggcgggggccgaggcagaggcaAAGGCtgaggtcaaggccgaggtcaagcccaaggctgCGGCCAAGGCTGAGGGCAAGGTTgaggctgaggccgaggtgccagcagcgccagtgGAAGTGGCGGTGGACGCCGAGAAACctgccgacaccgacgccccTTCCAAAGCGCCCAAAACGGTCCGCTTTGAAggcgacgatgaggaagaagaggacgatggcagcgacgacgacgacgcccccACCGAGAGGAAATCGCGCGGATTCCGTcacgaggacaaggaggccaagaag GAGCGGAAaaaggcgctcaaggaggagaacCGCGAGAAGCGTCAGAACAAGATGCCCAAGGGAGAGAAGAAGAGGCTTATTAAGAAGTCTGGGCGGTCATAG
- the SPBC119.09c gene encoding putative protein, whose translation MPSATLTAPSSPGRTRSVSQPLREGVETDFFQYMTLQPDSGKGGNPRANFARSLSSNAVGQGSYGRSSGTATLASLAVQVPRSKGRARSGSLVTVTEVGTDEPGVNDRLGNATNPNAAWVNAPGAWVIHPVLILGAKILIDALPGMTQDVSWTIVNLGYIALSFLMFHHVTGVPFESSVSAGGAYDDLTLWEQIDSGAQYTPAKKWLTSVPIGLFLISTHYTRYDYTLFALNFAALVFVLFPKLPILHRLRFQFLDYAVTGDGINTPGPSRPSSPGPKLSRF comes from the exons ATGCCATCGGCCACGCTCACggccccctcgtcgccaggCCGCACACGGTCCGTCTCGCAGccgctgcgcgagggcgtAGAGACCGACTTCTTCCAGTACATGACGCTCCAGCCAGACAgtggcaagggcggcaacCCTCGCGCCAACTTTGCccgctcgctgtcgtccAACGCAGTCGGACAAGGCTCGTACGGCCGCTCGTCGGGCACGGCAACCCTCGCTAGCCTCGCAGTCCAGGTGCCCCGCAGCaagggccgcgcgcgctccggctcgctcgtgactgtcaccgaggtcggcacGGACGAACCAGGCGTCAACGACCGCCTGGGCAACGCAACCAACCCAAACGCCGCCTGGGTCAATGCACCGG GCGCCTGGGTCATCCACCCCGTGCTTATTCTCGGCGCAAAGATCCTCATCGACGCTCTCCCAGGCATGACTCAGGACGTCAGCTGGACCATTGTCAACCTCGGCTACATTGCG CTTTCTTTCCTCATGTTCCACCACGTTACCGGTGTTCCATTCGAGTCGTC GGtgtccgccggcggcgcttACGACGACCTCACCCTCTGGGAGCAGATTGACTCGGGCGCACAGTACACGCCGGCCAAGAAGTGGCTGACGAGCGTTCCCATCGGCCT GTTCCTGATCTCGACCCATTACACGCGCTACGACTACACGCTCTTCGCGCTCAACTTTGCCGCACTCGTCTTTGTTCTCTTCCCAAAGCTGCCGATT CTCCACCGTTTGAGGTTCCAGTTCCTGGACTATGCGGTCACAGGCGATGGAATCAACACGCCCGGCCCATCGCGTCCATCTTCGCCCGGCCCAAAGCTTTCTCGATTCTGA
- the SPAC22E12.02 gene encoding putative RNA-binding protein, which produces MFAADPVKYYAQQGGYDAGADASSYGPAASSSSYGAGSSSAASSQVQYDANGYRIHAGGTSTGGAGAPQLLDAELLQQSSVYVPGAEVPKTTGKAKTQVPVGRRDTVIRKAGGRVWEDATLVEWDPKWYRLFVGDVSNDVSERTLDDAFSKYPSYCKCKVVRDRLSQKAKYGFIAFKDPEDFLRAWKEMDGKYVGNRPIRLSKIKEDKYGGIDTTTISVRKAKELDKIRRNKGKPSNGRPVAW; this is translated from the exons ATGTTTGCCGCTGACCCCGTCAAGTACTACGCTCAGCAGGGAGGgtacgacgccggcgccgatgccTCCTCGTACGGGCCGGCtgcatcgagctcgagctaCGGCGCGggatcgtcgtcggccgcatCGTCGCAGGTGCAGTACGATGCCAACGGGTACCGGATCCACGCTGGCGGCACGTCTACGGGCGGAGCGGGTGCgccgcagctcctcgacgccgagctcctccagcAGTCGTCGGTCTAcgtccccggcgccgaggtgcccAAGACGACAGGCAAGGCCAAGACCCAGGTCCCGGTCGGGCGTCGCGATACCGTCATCCGCAAGGCTGGTGGCAGGGTATGGGAGGATGCGACGTTGGTTGAGTGGGATCCCA AATGGTACCGCTTGTTCGTGGGCGATGTCTCCAACGACGTCAGTGAACGTACCCTCGACGACGCATTTAGCAAATACCCGTCGTACTGCAAGTGCAAGGTGGTGCGCGACCGTCTGAGCCAGAAG GCAAAGTACGGCTTTATCGCATTCAAAGACCCAGAAGACTTTCTCAGGGCGTGGAAGGAGATGGATG GCAAGTACGTCGGCAACCGGCCGATCCGCCTGAGCAAGATCAAGGAGGACAAGTATGGTGGCATCGACACGACGACCATCAGTGTGCGCAAG GCCAAGGAGCTGGACAAGATCCGTCGCAACAAGGGCAAGCCAAGCAATGGGCGGCCCGTGGCCTGGTAG